In a genomic window of Nocardiopsis mwathae:
- a CDS encoding tripartite tricarboxylate transporter permease — METLSHIGYGFGIAFSPESLLFVLIGVLAGTVIGILPGLGPMSAIALMIPIAFGMDPTTAIIMLAGVYYGAIFGGSTSSILLNAPGVAGTVATSFDGYPMARQGRAGKALAIAAIASFVGGTVGVALLMLIAPVLARFAVSFGPAEYFALMVLGLTAVVSLGGKNLVKGLIAAVVGVMISLIGIDSQTATPRFTFDLPELYEGVEFLIVALGVFALAEVLAMLARRGAGGADGTVSSLRLTRRDLARIAPATGRGSVLGFFTGVLPGAGATVASFLSYSAEKRIAKDGHTFGTGNPKGVAAPESANNAAAVGSFVPLLTLGVPGSGTTAILLGALLVLGVQPGPLMLTDRPDVFWGVVASMYVGNIVLLVLNLPLIPVFAKVLKTPKAVLLPLVVVFCVVGVYGLSFSVFDLWLLLGFGVVGYLMRQNGFPAAPLILGLILGGMMERSMRQALQISSGDWTVLVTSPVAAVLLALAALAVVGPLIARVRGGRGGAADGTEGKHDRDTDTADRR; from the coding sequence ATGGAAACACTCAGTCACATCGGCTACGGGTTCGGGATCGCGTTCTCCCCCGAAAGCCTCCTGTTCGTCCTGATCGGCGTGCTCGCCGGGACGGTCATCGGCATCCTGCCGGGGTTGGGCCCGATGAGCGCCATCGCGCTGATGATCCCGATCGCCTTCGGGATGGACCCCACCACCGCCATCATCATGCTCGCCGGCGTCTACTACGGCGCCATCTTCGGCGGGTCGACCTCCTCGATCCTGCTGAACGCGCCCGGCGTGGCCGGGACCGTGGCGACCTCGTTCGACGGGTACCCGATGGCGCGCCAGGGCCGTGCGGGCAAGGCGCTGGCCATCGCCGCCATCGCCTCGTTCGTCGGCGGAACGGTGGGGGTCGCCCTCCTCATGCTGATCGCGCCGGTGCTCGCGCGCTTCGCCGTGAGCTTCGGCCCGGCCGAGTACTTCGCGCTCATGGTCCTCGGGCTGACCGCCGTGGTGTCCCTGGGGGGAAAGAACCTGGTCAAGGGGCTGATCGCGGCGGTGGTCGGGGTGATGATCTCGCTCATCGGCATCGACTCCCAGACCGCCACCCCCCGCTTCACCTTCGACCTGCCCGAGCTGTACGAGGGCGTGGAGTTCCTCATCGTGGCGCTGGGCGTGTTCGCGCTGGCCGAGGTCCTGGCGATGCTCGCCCGCCGCGGGGCGGGCGGCGCCGACGGAACCGTCTCGTCGCTGCGGCTGACCCGCCGCGATCTCGCCCGGATCGCTCCCGCCACCGGGCGCGGGTCCGTGCTCGGGTTCTTCACCGGGGTGCTGCCGGGCGCCGGGGCGACCGTGGCGTCGTTCCTGTCCTACTCGGCGGAGAAGCGCATCGCCAAGGACGGGCACACGTTCGGCACCGGCAACCCCAAGGGTGTGGCCGCGCCCGAGTCCGCCAACAACGCGGCGGCCGTCGGCTCCTTCGTCCCGCTGCTCACCCTGGGCGTGCCCGGCTCGGGCACCACCGCGATCCTGCTCGGCGCGCTGCTGGTGCTCGGCGTGCAGCCCGGCCCGTTGATGCTGACCGACCGCCCGGACGTGTTCTGGGGCGTGGTCGCCAGCATGTACGTGGGCAACATCGTGCTGCTGGTCCTCAACCTGCCGCTCATCCCGGTCTTCGCCAAGGTGCTGAAGACGCCCAAGGCGGTGCTGCTGCCCCTGGTCGTCGTGTTCTGCGTGGTCGGTGTGTACGGTTTGAGCTTCAGCGTGTTCGACCTGTGGCTGCTGCTCGGCTTCGGGGTCGTGGGCTACCTGATGCGGCAGAACGGCTTCCCCGCCGCGCCGCTGATCCTCGGCCTGATCCTGGGCGGAATGATGGAGCGCTCGATGCGCCAGGCGCTGCAGATCTCCTCGGGCGACTGGACGGTGCTGGTGACCTCGCCGGTGGCCGCGGTACTGCTCGCCCTGGCCGCGCTGGCGGTGGTGGGTCCGCTGATCGCCCGGGTGCGGGGCGGCCGCGGCGGCGCGGCCGACGGCACCGAGGGGAAGCACGACCGGGACACCGACACCGCCGACCGGAGGTAG
- a CDS encoding sensor histidine kinase, whose protein sequence is MRRPLARLTLAGQFLALQLVIVVAVLIAVAGVSLAQADAGFRRTEGQRMLAVAETAASMETVRVGLGDPKREGILQPTAESLRGLAGADHLVIARPDLRALSGADPRRIGAEVDTGDSDVLDGRAWIGVVDIGGRPVLAAHAPVIAADGEILGLVAAGRDYPGLVERLATAAPTLLVYLGIALVLGVAGSLLLARRVKRQTLGLEPGEITRLAEHREAMLHGIKEGVLGLDEQDRVTLVNDTAAQLLRLPADTGGRGLAELGVAPDLLDALTDRVQQSDRVVLMNNRLVTLNRMPLYHRGRPIGSVTTMRDRTALVELRHELDASRTSTEALRAQAHEFSNRLHVIAGLLELEEYDEVARYVHRIGGARARLTEDVASRVADPSVAALLIAKASLAAEQGSRLLVSDTTDLSFHDERLSSDLVTVVGNLVDNALDATRGDDGAWVEVELTEEGRGPVEPDGGAGPGGARSADATAVRVRVRDSGAGVPHELAEQVFRSGFSTKEPGRDGAAHSAAAPGRPAGRGVGLALVRLVCARRGGRVDVAGAEFTARLPFGAEPGARAGAAGAARAATAEDRTHDVGGEA, encoded by the coding sequence GTGCGCCGACCGCTGGCACGCCTGACCCTGGCCGGTCAGTTCCTCGCCCTGCAACTGGTGATCGTCGTGGCCGTGCTGATCGCCGTCGCGGGCGTGTCCCTGGCCCAGGCCGACGCGGGCTTCCGGCGGACCGAAGGGCAGCGCATGCTCGCCGTCGCCGAGACGGCCGCCTCGATGGAGACGGTGCGCGTCGGACTCGGTGACCCCAAGCGCGAAGGCATCCTGCAGCCCACCGCGGAGAGCCTGCGCGGCCTCGCCGGGGCCGACCACCTCGTCATCGCCCGCCCCGACCTGCGTGCGCTGAGCGGCGCCGACCCGCGCCGGATCGGCGCCGAGGTCGACACCGGCGACAGCGACGTCCTCGACGGGCGGGCGTGGATCGGCGTGGTGGACATCGGCGGTCGGCCGGTGCTGGCCGCCCACGCCCCGGTGATCGCGGCGGACGGCGAGATCCTCGGCTTGGTGGCGGCCGGACGCGACTATCCCGGCCTCGTCGAGCGGCTGGCCACCGCCGCGCCCACCCTGCTCGTCTACCTCGGCATCGCCCTGGTCCTGGGCGTCGCCGGATCCCTGCTGCTCGCCCGCCGCGTCAAACGCCAGACGCTGGGCCTGGAGCCCGGGGAGATCACCCGGCTCGCCGAGCACCGCGAGGCCATGCTGCACGGCATCAAGGAGGGCGTGCTCGGCCTCGACGAGCAGGACCGGGTCACCCTCGTCAACGACACCGCCGCGCAGCTGCTGCGGCTTCCCGCCGACACCGGGGGCCGTGGCCTGGCGGAGCTGGGGGTCGCCCCGGACCTCCTCGACGCCCTGACCGACCGGGTGCAGCAGTCCGACCGGGTGGTGCTGATGAACAACCGCCTGGTCACGCTCAACCGGATGCCGCTGTACCACCGGGGCCGCCCCATCGGCTCGGTGACCACGATGCGCGACCGCACCGCCCTGGTCGAGCTGCGGCACGAGCTCGACGCCAGCCGCACCTCGACCGAGGCTCTGCGCGCCCAGGCGCACGAGTTCAGCAACCGGCTGCACGTCATCGCTGGGCTGCTGGAGCTGGAGGAGTACGACGAGGTGGCGCGCTACGTGCACCGCATCGGCGGAGCGCGGGCGCGGCTCACCGAGGACGTCGCCTCCCGGGTGGCCGACCCGTCGGTGGCCGCGCTGCTCATCGCCAAGGCGAGCCTCGCCGCCGAGCAGGGCAGCCGGCTGCTCGTGTCGGACACCACCGACCTGTCCTTCCACGACGAACGCCTCTCCTCCGACCTGGTCACTGTCGTCGGCAACCTCGTCGACAACGCGCTGGACGCCACCCGGGGCGACGACGGGGCCTGGGTCGAGGTGGAGCTGACCGAAGAGGGCAGGGGCCCGGTGGAACCGGACGGCGGGGCGGGACCGGGGGGCGCGCGGTCGGCGGACGCGACCGCCGTGCGGGTGCGGGTCCGCGACTCCGGGGCCGGCGTCCCGCACGAGCTGGCCGAGCAGGTGTTCCGCAGCGGCTTCAGCACCAAGGAGCCGGGCCGCGACGGCGCTGCCCACAGCGCGGCGGCGCCCGGACGGCCCGCCGGCCGCGGGGTGGGCCTCGCCCTGGTCCGGCTGGTGTGCGCGCGGCGCGGCGGCCGGGTGGACGTGGCGGGGGCGGAATTCACCGCCCGGCTGCCCTTCGGCGCCGAGCCGGGAGCGCGGGCAGGGGCCGCCGGAGCCGCCAGGGCCGCCACGGCCGAGGACAGGACACACGACGTGGGAGGTGAGGCGTGA
- a CDS encoding tripartite tricarboxylate transporter TctB family protein produces MGPFRFSDRTLAVAIGLFAAGYLVLAFDLPDFTAVQVPVQPATLPRWLGAVLLLLAVLLFFQRRDPEAGVGADSAPTATTASPGPDARLGRIGDTRLELALFAASIAVYIALLEPVGFLISTAVYLAGATAYLGYRRHWVTGLLSVGVAAGLYFLMSDFLNVALPPGPLPF; encoded by the coding sequence ATGGGGCCCTTCCGCTTCTCCGACCGCACCCTCGCGGTGGCGATCGGTCTGTTCGCGGCGGGCTACCTGGTGCTCGCCTTCGACCTGCCGGACTTCACCGCGGTGCAGGTGCCGGTGCAGCCCGCGACCCTGCCGCGCTGGCTCGGCGCCGTCCTGCTGCTCCTGGCCGTGCTGCTGTTCTTCCAGCGCAGGGATCCGGAAGCCGGGGTCGGCGCGGACTCCGCGCCGACCGCAACCACCGCAAGCCCCGGGCCCGACGCCCGCCTGGGCCGGATCGGCGACACCCGGCTGGAACTCGCCCTGTTCGCCGCGTCCATCGCCGTCTACATCGCGCTGCTCGAACCGGTGGGGTTCCTCATCTCGACCGCCGTGTACCTCGCCGGGGCCACCGCCTATCTCGGCTACCGCCGCCACTGGGTGACGGGGCTGCTCAGCGTGGGCGTCGCCGCAGGCCTGTACTTCCTGATGTCCGACTTCCTCAACGTGGCGCTGCCCCCCGGGCCGCTGCCCTTCTGA
- a CDS encoding Bug family tripartite tricarboxylate transporter substrate binding protein, translating into MFRARPAATPPARVAAATAAGVGLVLAATACGSGDGRNADGTWSPTRPIEIVAPAATGGGWDTLARTSARVLEEDGLVDKPVQVVNKPGGGGAIGWAYVAAAPDDPHRLFVTSPPITLVPLTDGSTYDHDDFTPIARLSTAYMAYLVPADSPIRTFGDLTDAMREDPEKVSVAGGSAPGSMDHVALAGAVNAAGLDPEDLNYVPFDGGGEAIAQALGGHVDAAVTGASEAAGLLESGDLRALAVSSPERLDTLPDVPTLVEEDVDYTFDIWRGVMGPGDMTDEQVAYYEKVFADMVGQDGWKAATAELGWTDSYLGSEDFGAFLDRTREESAEILAEVGLRKGGDA; encoded by the coding sequence ATGTTCCGCGCACGCCCCGCCGCCACCCCTCCCGCCCGCGTCGCGGCCGCGACCGCCGCCGGTGTCGGCCTCGTTCTGGCCGCCACCGCCTGCGGTTCGGGCGACGGCCGGAACGCCGACGGCACCTGGTCCCCGACCCGCCCGATCGAGATCGTCGCCCCGGCCGCCACCGGCGGCGGCTGGGACACGCTGGCCCGCACCAGCGCCCGTGTCCTGGAGGAGGACGGGCTCGTCGACAAGCCGGTCCAGGTGGTGAACAAGCCCGGCGGGGGCGGCGCCATCGGCTGGGCCTACGTCGCCGCCGCACCCGACGATCCGCACCGGCTGTTCGTGACGAGCCCGCCCATCACGCTCGTCCCGCTCACCGACGGCTCCACCTACGACCACGACGACTTCACCCCCATCGCGCGGCTGAGCACCGCCTACATGGCCTACCTGGTTCCGGCCGACTCCCCGATCCGGACCTTCGGCGACCTCACCGACGCGATGCGCGAGGACCCCGAGAAGGTCTCGGTGGCCGGCGGTTCGGCCCCCGGCAGCATGGACCACGTCGCCCTGGCCGGGGCCGTCAACGCCGCCGGGCTCGACCCCGAGGACCTCAACTACGTGCCCTTCGACGGCGGCGGCGAGGCGATCGCCCAGGCGCTCGGCGGCCATGTGGACGCGGCCGTCACCGGCGCATCGGAGGCCGCCGGGCTGCTGGAGTCGGGCGACCTGCGGGCACTGGCCGTCTCCTCACCGGAGCGCCTGGACACCCTGCCGGACGTGCCCACACTGGTGGAGGAGGACGTCGACTACACCTTCGACATCTGGCGCGGCGTCATGGGGCCGGGCGACATGACCGACGAGCAGGTCGCCTACTACGAGAAGGTGTTCGCCGACATGGTCGGGCAGGACGGTTGGAAGGCCGCGACGGCCGAGCTCGGCTGGACCGACTCCTACCTGGGCAGCGAGGACTTCGGCGCGTTCCTGGACCGGACCCGCGAGGAGTCCGCCGAGATCCTCGCAGAGGTCGGGCTGCGCAAGGGCGGGGACGCGTGA
- a CDS encoding response regulator, whose product MIRVLVVDDDFMVAQVHRRLVERVPGFCVVGEARTGAEALRMAAELRPDLLLLDIYLPDMAGTEVLRRMRAEGRPEADALVITAARDAATVRQALRGGAVSYVIKPFEAETLRDRLLRYQEARGILRGGGEHGQAEVDRVFGRSAPAGTAGAGAREMPKGLTRESARLVERELSRAGEVSASECAELTGLARVSARRYLEFFVGEGKAEVRLRYGTAGRPERRFHWIGPPSA is encoded by the coding sequence GTGATCCGGGTGCTGGTCGTCGACGACGACTTCATGGTGGCCCAGGTCCACCGCAGGCTGGTGGAGCGGGTCCCGGGGTTCTGCGTGGTGGGCGAGGCGCGTACCGGCGCCGAGGCGCTGCGGATGGCCGCGGAGCTCCGGCCCGACCTGCTGCTGCTCGACATCTATCTGCCCGACATGGCCGGGACCGAGGTGCTGCGGCGGATGCGCGCCGAGGGCCGCCCTGAGGCCGACGCGCTCGTCATCACCGCGGCCCGCGACGCGGCCACCGTGCGCCAGGCCCTGCGGGGCGGCGCGGTGAGCTACGTGATCAAGCCGTTCGAGGCCGAGACGCTGCGCGACCGGCTGCTGCGCTACCAGGAGGCGCGCGGGATCCTGCGGGGCGGCGGCGAGCACGGCCAGGCCGAGGTGGACCGCGTCTTCGGGCGGTCGGCACCCGCGGGAACCGCCGGGGCCGGGGCCCGCGAGATGCCCAAGGGACTGACCCGGGAGTCGGCGCGCCTGGTGGAGCGGGAGTTGAGCCGGGCGGGCGAGGTCTCGGCGTCGGAGTGCGCCGAACTCACCGGACTGGCGCGGGTCAGCGCCCGCCGCTACCTGGAGTTCTTCGTCGGCGAGGGCAAGGCGGAGGTGCGGCTGCGCTACGGCACGGCCGGGCGTCCGGAGCGCCGCTTCCACTGGATCGGTCCACCGTCGGCCTGA